The window GTTGGGGGCCGGAGCCAGCATGGTCTTGCCGTCGCGCGTGATCGGGTTGGGCGAGTACGCTTCGTAGGCCACCGCGCTGACCATATCGGGGAAATACTCCCACCGCGGCGTCGTCGGATCGGTGCTGCAGCCGGCAGCGCCGAGGACCACGACGACGAGCAGCCAGGCTGGCTTCATCAGCAGGCCTCCGCGAAGGCCGTCTCTACCGCGCCGGCGCGGCGGCACAGCCCGCGCGCTCCGGTCTCATCGAAGCGGCCATCGGCGGCCAGTGCCAGCGCAAAGCGATCGTTGGTGACGCGCTCGGGCACGAAACGCTGCGGCCGCCGCGGATACAACCCGGCCCGCACCAACAGCGCCGCCACCGTTCCCAACCCGGCCAACAACACCGTCAACTCGAAGGTCACCGGAATAAACGCCGGCAGGGAATTGAGCGGCTTGCCGCCGACGTTGAGCGGCCACGACACCACCGAGGCCCAATACTGAAAGCCGAGCGCAAAGCCGAGGCCGACCAGCGCAAAGCCCAGACACACCGCCGTCAGGCGCGATGGGCGCAAGCCCATCGCCTCGTCCAGCCCGTGCACCGCGTAGGGCGTGTAGATGTCGTAAATGTTGAAGCCCGCCTCGCGCGCCGCGGTGGTCGCCGCGCGGATGTCGTCCTCCTCTTCAAACCAGGCCACGAACAGACGTGCACTCATGCCACAGCCCTCTCCGGCTCCACCGGACGCAGGCGCACACGGCTCTCGCCCAGCACGCCCTTCACCTCGCCGATCGACACCATCGGTAGCACCCGCGTGAACAGCAGGAAGAAGGTGAAGAACATGCCGAAGGAGCCGAGCAAAGTTCCGATTTCCACCCAGCTGGGGTGGTACATCACCCAGCTCGAGGGGATCAGGTCGCGATGTAACGAGGTGACGATGATGACGAAGCGCTCGAACCACATGCCGACGTTGATCACCAGCGAGAGCGCGAACAGCGCCACCGGGCTGGTGCGCAGCCGCTTGAACCACATCAGTTGCGGCGCCAGCACGTTGCAGCTCACCATCGTCCAGTACGACCAGGCGTAGGGACCGCCGATGCGGTTCATGAAGGCGAAGCGCTCGTTGGGGTTGCCGGAGTACCAGGCGGTGAAGAACTCGGTGGCGTAGGCGACGCCGACGATGCCGCCGGTCACGATGATGATCTTGGCCATGTTTTCCAGGTGCTTGATGGTGATGAGGTGCTCCCAGGCGAGCACCCGTCGCACGATGATCATCAGCGTCAGCACCATGGCGAAGCCGGAAAACACCGCGCCGGCGACGAAGTACGGCGGGAAGATGGTCGCGTGCCAGCCCGGCAGCACCGCGGTGGCGAAGTCCATCGAGACGATGCTGTGAACTGACAGCACCAGTGGTGTCGCCAGCGCCGCCAGCAGCATGTAGACGGTCTCGTAGCGCGACCAGGTACGGTGTGAGCCGTTCCAACCGAGAGCGAGCACGCCGTAGACCCCGCGCTGCACCCGGTTAGTCGCCCGGTCGCGCGCCGTGGCCAAGTCGGGGAGCAGGCCGATGTACCAGAACACCGCCGAGATGATCAGGTAGGTGCTGATGGCGAACACGTCCCACAGCAGCGGCGAGCGGAAGTTGACCCACAGGCTGCCGCGCGTGTTCGGGTACGGCAGCGCCCAGAACGCCAACCACGGCCGCCCCATGTGCAGAATCGGAAACAGCCCGGCGGTACAG of the Deltaproteobacteria bacterium genome contains:
- a CDS encoding DUF3341 domain-containing protein, with product MSARLFVAWFEEEDDIRAATTAAREAGFNIYDIYTPYAVHGLDEAMGLRPSRLTAVCLGFALVGLGFALGFQYWASVVSWPLNVGGKPLNSLPAFIPVTFELTVLLAGLGTVAALLVRAGLYPRRPQRFVPERVTNDRFALALAADGRFDETGARGLCRRAGAVETAFAEAC
- the nrfD gene encoding polysulfide reductase NrfD, which encodes MSHAHRSSLRPPLVTAERTLAEITEEICAPLDRRPGLAWWSAFVVAFSAFMLGAYCIYLLLSKGVGVWGLNKTVGWGFDITNFVFWIGIGHAGTLISAILFLFRQKWRTAVNRAAEAMTIFAVCTAGLFPILHMGRPWLAFWALPYPNTRGSLWVNFRSPLLWDVFAISTYLIISAVFWYIGLLPDLATARDRATNRVQRGVYGVLALGWNGSHRTWSRYETVYMLLAALATPLVLSVHSIVSMDFATAVLPGWHATIFPPYFVAGAVFSGFAMVLTLMIIVRRVLAWEHLITIKHLENMAKIIIVTGGIVGVAYATEFFTAWYSGNPNERFAFMNRIGGPYAWSYWTMVSCNVLAPQLMWFKRLRTSPVALFALSLVINVGMWFERFVIIVTSLHRDLIPSSWVMYHPSWVEIGTLLGSFGMFFTFFLLFTRVLPMVSIGEVKGVLGESRVRLRPVEPERAVA